ATTCCCCTTGCCGACCAAACGTTTGACTATGTGGTCGTTGGGGGCGGTACGGCTGGGAGTGTGATCGCAACGCGACTAGCACAGAATGACTTCAAAGTGGCCTTGATTGAAGCCGGGGGCCACTATGAGCTTGAATCTGTGGCCGAGTTTCCTGCATCTGATGCGTTGTCGATAGCATCAGATCCTACTTTCCAATCGCCGGTGGATTGGGGATTTGTAACAAGGGATCAACCAGGTGCTAATAGGCGGGCGATTCATTTCACCCGAGGAAAATGTCTCGGGGGATCGTAGGTGTCTCCTTCCGGATCTGGCAtaccagaaaaaaaaattaaactGATCTCTCTGCAGGTCAGCATTAAATTTTATGATCTATCAACGGTAAACCCCCGTGGAGAATAAGTGCTTGCGGCCGGCTTGACTAACCTGGATATTGTAGTCCGACACGCGAGTCCATGGAGATATGGGCGACTGCAGTTAATGACAGCAGCTACGGATTTGATGAGGTGCTCCCATTCTACAAAAAGAGCGTTCAGTTCACGCCCCCAAACACCGAATATAGAGCTCAAAATGCATCCGCGGGCTATGGCATCGATGCCTACGACTCGGATGGTGGTCCATTGCAGGTGTCGTATACTAACTTCGCCGAACCTTTCTCGTCATGGATGAGCCTCGGTATGGAAGCTATCGGCATTGAGAAAGTACAGGACTTTAACCGGGGTGGTATAATGGGAGCCCAATATTGCGCATCGACCATCGATCCATCCAACGAGCTCCGAAGCAGCTCTGAGCAATCTTTCTTATCCAAGATCACGCCAAAGTCACTGACAACCTATACAAATACCCTTGCTAAGAAGGTGGTCTTCGATGAAAATAAAAAAGCAACAGGAGTTCAAGTGAAAGGTTTGCTGGGCAACATCGTCACCCTTTCAGCATCGGAAGAGATTATCATATCTGCCGGTGCCTTCCAGTCCCCCCAGCTCCTCATGGTTTCTGGCATTGGTCCCATCGAACAATTGGAAGAACATGGAATCGAAGTTATAGCCGGTCGACCAGGAGTCGGTCAGAACATGTGGGATCACCCGTTCTTTGCGCCTTCGTACCGAGTCCAGGTGACAACATTCACTAGGATTGCCACCGACCTGCTATACGCAGCTGGCCAAATTATTGAAGGACTGATCTCCAAGACAGGATCCATCAAGAATCCAATTGCGGATTTTCTGGCATTCGAGAAGATTCCGCGATTCTTGCGTTCGGCTTTCTCGGAGGAAACGCAGAGTAAATTGGACAATTTTCCATCCGACTGGCCTGAAGCAGAGGTGAGAGACATATTCCCTTGTATGGAGAAAAAGGTTACTAACGTGAAGATTTATAGTACATCTCTGGCGCAGGGTATGTCGGGAACGCGTCAAACATCCTAACAATCCAGCCAAGAGATGGATACCAGTACGCCTCCATACTCGGTGTTCTGATTACACCCATGTCCCGAGGAAATGTCACGATACAGTCGGCAGATACCTCCTATCTACCTGTTATAAATCCCAACTGGCTCGATGATCAGGCTGATCAAGAAGTTGCCATTGCCATATTCAAGCGAATACGCCAGGCTTTTCAGAGTGAAGCCATGGAGCCTGTGGTCATCGGCCAGGAGTATAACCCCGGGCCGCAGGTCCAGTCCGATGATCAGATCCTTGAATTTATCAAGGATAATTTGATGACTCTGTGGCATCCGGGTTGTACTTGCAAGATGGGAACGCCCGATGACGGCATGGCTGTGGTTGACTCCCAGGCCCGGGTTTACGGAGTGGACGGACTGCGAGTAGTTGACGCTAGCGCCTTTCCTTTCCTTCCTCCTGGTCATCCTCAGTCGACGGTTTGTATGTTTCTCTCGGTCACTGCTTTGATTTCCAAGTACTAACTGCGTCGCAGACATGCTTGCCGAGAAGATCGCGGCGGATATTATCCAGTATTCCCAAGGACATTAATTTAGATTCAAAGTCGGACACAGAAAAGGATCCATTGACTTGAGAGATTTTATAGATTGACATTTACATAGTAGATCGTCTTATTTGGTTTTGCTGGGCTGAGCTGACGTCAAGTGTGGGAGGCACGCTTTATACTTCAGGATGCCATAGTACATGATCTTCTTTCTACATGGCAATTTCGTGCGGACGTGTCCCccaaaaatgaaaatgaATAGTACACGTGGAAAACTTGATGGTAAATGCTCTTCCTATAATACAGTGAACACCAGATACAAATCCTCATATCGCTACAGAAACCCAGAAGTTATTGGAACAAGACGTCATGCACACGGCAAATGCACTCATTTCTTGgccgtcttcttcttgcccttcAAACTCTTCAGTTGAGCAGCCCGCTCGGCTCTCTGCTGACGCTTCCTCCACGCCAACCAACGGTTACCGCGATCATGGGGCTTAGCAGTGATACCAGCCTTCTCAGCAGCCCGACCAATCTCCCAATTGGCCTCACGGTACATGTAACCGGGACGCAACTGCGGGCCAGACTTGGCCTCAACAGCCTCGATATTCGTCACACGGAGACCGCTCTCATCAACAGAAGCAACGAGATCAGACTGGACCTCGACGCGTTCTGCCATTGGCACAGGAGTCATATTCAACTTGCGCCGACTGGGAGCATTGCGCGGGTGCGGGAGCTGCTCCTCCTTGTCGAAAACAACTCCGATATACCGGCGCTTCGGGTGCTTCAGCGGGTCGAGGTAGTAGCGGACGTAGCCGGACTGTGTTGCGTAGATTGTGTGGTCCCGTCCCATCCCACAGTTCTCACCGGGGAACCATAGCGAGCCTCGCTGCCGGAAAATGATACATCCCGTTACCACGTACTCGCCGCCAGAGCGCTTGGCTCCGAGGCGCTTACCGGCCGGGTCACGTGAGTGTCGATTGGCCGTTCCTTGCGAGGCGTGCGAGGCGTGACGCACTTGTGTAAATGGGAGGAGTGCGCGGGAGAGTGAGGGTGTTGGTGTGGATTTCGGGAATGTGAATGTTGCGGAGAGGGTTCGCAGAAGGGATTGCGATTGCGAGAGTGCGGGTGTCGACCGGATTGTCGGGGCAAAGGCTCGCTCCAGTGCCCGCAGGGGCGTTAGCACTCGCGGCTTGAACATGGTGGGTTATAATCGGATTGCTTGGAGGTGTAGATCGTGAAGCTCCAAAGGGGAAGTTTTTCGTTCGGAGATCAGGCTTGGCGTCACGTGTGTACCCGTAAACTGGCTTCatctatacggagtacactaCTCGAACTTGGCTTACTTTCTACACACTCGATCGTTTTGCAAACACCGACGGTGCAATAAATTAAATTATGTTGCAGAGCTGGCGCCAAGCCCTTTGGGCTCTTCTGCTTCTTGTGTCCGTCGCTCAGGCCCAATTCAACTTTTTTGACCAGATGTTCGGAGGCGGCGAGCAGCAACAACGCCAACAGCAGCGGTCGCAGAACGCTCCCAGCGATAGTGATCGGTACCAGCAGATGTGGAGTGGAGGTAAGACTCAAATAGCTTCTTTGACTGAGACTGCGCTGTCGCAATTTCACGTTGCCCTCGTGACCACATCACTGACCTCCTTGATCTTTTGTTACAGCACAATGCGACCACTACCTCTGCCCTGGAACTCTTGCTTGTGTACACTTCCCACATCACTGCCCGTGCCCTCACCCTGATGTTGAGGAGAAAGTTGAACTTGGAGAAGGAAGTGCCGTTTGCGTGTCGAAGGGAGGGTTCAAGGCAGGTGAAGCTGCGCGGAAAATCGAATTGGCACGTAAGGGATTTTTGTGAAGACTGCGTAtatgatgttttttttatcaCATGGTCTGTATGTAGCTGCTTTGGGGGAGGTCAGGTCATAAAGCTTGGTGCCGATGAACGGATTAATCTGACAAGATTCCATCCTGTGGATCCTTTTTGGAAATGCCCAGATATCCTCTAAAAGCAGAAGGCTTATTTCGTACATGGAAACAGACTGCCTACATGCTCATATGCAACCTGGTAATTCTACCCAAGACATGCCCATCTTGGTCTACTATCTATATGGATGCGCAAAGTCGCTTGAAATACGATTCTCCACGTCTGGACAAGCACTTGTCAGTACTATTTCACAAGCAATGGAAAATCAAGTAACGAAGTGACCTGAAATCTTGCTGATTAACTTGAAAATAGAGTCCGATGAGTCAAGTTGGAGCAAACGACATGCAAAGGATCTGCCGTTGCTATCTCCGCTTATCTCCGTAGTGACCTTCCGTCATCGGTTTATCGGAGTCTCGGCGGTGGAGTGTGCGGACTACTACAAACTTCGCTTTCCTTCAACATTTTACCTCAATCTTTTTCCAGGTCAAACCGGAATCTCTGAGCTACCATGTGGGGCTTAAGACTCCGATCCCTGCAAAAAGAGTGGGCACCAGCTCGAACTCGAGCTCTTTCAAGCTTCAAAACTCATGCATCTCAGCGTGGTCCTCGCAATAGCAGAAGAAGACCAAGTCTCATCCAGACTTCGAGAAAAGCCGAACCTGTGCAACATCCTGGGACAGCTGCCTCTGAGTTCCAAGATGCCACATGTCCCAATTATGACCCTTCGTTAAACACTCTCCTTTCTCCCGTTTACGTGCCAGAAGATCCCAAAGGTGTGCTTAAAGAACATCACCCGGCAACCTCAATACTGGCAAACTCAGGAATAGTCGTACAGCGAGAGCTCGAGATGATGAATTTTCTGATGTGAGTGCCGCACGAGTTTCTACCTGAGAGAAGTATGTGTGTTGACTCCCTCAGTGGATTTGAACAAGCGAATAAGTATGTCATAATGGATGCGCAGGGAATCCACATTGGATATATGGCAGAACAGGATAAGGGACTGGCAAATACAATGGCACGGCAATGGTTCCATACCCACCGAAGTTTTGTGACACATGTATTTGACCGACAAGAAAATGAAGTTCTTCGTGTAAGCTCAAATGGAAAGGCCATCAATTGGTGTGATTCCCTTTTGGCTGATCATCGCAGTTCAATCGCCCGTTCTCTTGGATCAATTCTCAGATCCACGTCTATGATCCTCTTGATCAAACGCCAAATGCTCACTTGGCATCCACCTCTCTTCAAAGCACAACACCCGGTTCTCTCATTGAGCCTGGCACCAGATCGAGTGCAAGGATATCCCCACTTGGTCTCGGTCAAATGCGAGTTATCGGCGAAGCCCAGCAGCAGTGGGCACCTCTGCGGCGAAAATACAATCTCTTCACCTATCACCAGTCGCCAA
Above is a window of Penicillium digitatum chromosome 2, complete sequence DNA encoding:
- a CDS encoding Scramblase, giving the protein MWGLRLRSLQKEWAPARTRALSSFKTHASQRGPRNSRRRPSLIQTSRKAEPVQHPGTAASEFQDATCPNYDPSLNTLLSPVYVPEDPKGVLKEHHPATSILANSGIVVQRELEMMNFLIGFEQANKYVIMDAQGIHIGYMAEQDKGLANTMARQWFHTHRSFVTHVFDRQENEVLRFNRPFSWINSQIHVYDPLDQTPNAHLASTSLQSTTPGSLIEPGTRSSARISPLGLGQMRVIGEAQQQWAPLRRKYNLFTYHQSPNMETDMGTSDVSIADSGLSPAQQMQLVDQNQGQFNQFAYVDEPFLSWDFSLKSADAQTIGSVNRNFAGFAREIFTDTGVYAMRMDSAALCSETSHNNKTLGMTLDQRAVMLATAVSIDFDYFSRQHGHGAFGFPPYGFGMGGQAPAGGAAAEGAAASEVAAAGGVAAETLERVGTAGGAPNGMVSGATTAGAMAGYEAMQRANTADPNASVSEPVKPDSHGFQDGPQDPWGEDGSWGDEGGDIGDGEEGGDYFDW
- a CDS encoding mitochondrial 54S ribosomal protein bL27m, producing the protein MFKPRVLTPLRALERAFAPTIRSTPALSQSQSLLRTLSATFTFPKSTPTPSLSRALLPFTQVRHASHASQGTANRHSRDPAGKRLGAKRSGGEYVVTGCIIFRQRGSLWFPGENCGMGRDHTIYATQSGYVRYYLDPLKHPKRRYIGVVFDKEEQLPHPRNAPSRRKLNMTPVPMAERVEVQSDLVASVDESGLRVTNIEAVEAKSGPQLRPGYMYREANWEIGRAAEKAGITAKPHDRGNRWLAWRKRQQRAERAAQLKSLKGKKKTAKK
- a CDS encoding Glucose-methanol-choline oxidoreductase: MLFHTTLGLLTLQASSVASARSARHGIPLADQTFDYVVVGGGTAGSVIATRLAQNDFKVALIEAGGHYELESVAEFPASDALSIASDPTFQSPVDWGFVTRDQPGANRRAIHFTRGKCLGGSSALNFMIYQRPTRESMEIWATAVNDSSYGFDEVLPFYKKSVQFTPPNTEYRAQNASAGYGIDAYDSDGGPLQVSYTNFAEPFSSWMSLGMEAIGIEKVQDFNRGGIMGAQYCASTIDPSNELRSSSEQSFLSKITPKSLTTYTNTLAKKVVFDENKKATGVQVKGLLGNIVTLSASEEIIISAGAFQSPQLLMVSGIGPIEQLEEHGIEVIAGRPGVGQNMWDHPFFAPSYRVQVTTFTRIATDLLYAAGQIIEGLISKTGSIKNPIADFLAFEKIPRFLRSAFSEETQSKLDNFPSDWPEAEYISGAGYVGNASNILTIQPRDGYQYASILGVLITPMSRGNVTIQSADTSYLPVINPNWLDDQADQEVAIAIFKRIRQAFQSEAMEPVVIGQEYNPGPQVQSDDQILEFIKDNLMTLWHPGCTCKMGTPDDGMAVVDSQARVYGVDGLRVVDASAFPFLPPGHPQSTVYMLAEKIAADIIQYSQGH
- a CDS encoding Long chronological lifespan protein 2, whose translation is MLQSWRQALWALLLLVSVAQAQFNFFDQMFGGGEQQQRQQQRSQNAPSDSDRYQQMWSGAQCDHYLCPGTLACVHFPHHCPCPHPDVEEKVELGEGSAVCVSKGGFKAGEAARKIELARKGFL